ATACATTGCCTGGGAGTTCTGAACTGGTACAGagctatttgggaaaaaaaatgctacTTTTTCAGAAGTTCTGTAGGTGGTGTTTTAAACAGAGATACTGTTAACATATTTTATACCTCTAGGCTGTGTCTTTGGGGGAATATACAAGACCTATTTGCTTCAAAAGTATCTCGAgatactttctttcctttttttttttttttcgagacagggtctcactctgttacccagactggagtacagtggttctatcacggctcacagcagcctcaacctcctggtcctcccagctcagcctcctgagtaggaggggctacaagcatgaaccaccaggcccagctaatttttgtattttttgtagagacagagtttcctcatgttgcccaggccggtctcaaacttctgagctcaagtgatcctcccaccttggcctcccaaagtgctgagattacatgcatgagccaccacagttGGACTTACCAGCTACTTTCTGAAAGGGTTAGAATATGTTGGCAGGATCCTAGATGTGTCTATTGTTAGGACCATTTTGagagaatgattttttaaaatttcactaggtattagttttctactgttgccgtaacaaattatcacaacctTAATGACTTAAAAACAACTCAAGTCTATAATCTTAGATTTCTGGAAGTCATAAgtcctaaaatcaaggtgtcagcaggactgtATTTCTTCTGGAGGTTCCAGGAGAGATTTTAATTCTTTGTCTTTTCCAATTTCCAGAAGCcccctgcattccttggcttgtagcatGTTTTCTTACATCACTTTGACCTCTACTTACATCCTCACATCTCCTGCTTTGACTCTCACCCTCCTGCCTCTCctttataaggacccttgtgatcaAGGATAATCTCTCCATATCAAGGTCCCTGAgttcacatctgcaaagactttttttttctttgagacaaagtctcaccctgtagcccatgctggagtgcactggcaaaatctcagttcactgcaacctctgcctcgtgggttcaagtgattcacctgcctcagcctccaaagtagctgggattacaggtgtgtgccaccacacctggctaatttttgtatttttagtagagatggggtttcatcatgttggtcaagatggtctcgaactcctggcctcaggtgatctgcatatctctgtctcccaaagtgctgggattataggcatgagtcattgtTCCCAGTTGCAAATACTTCCTTTGATATGtaaggtaatatattcacaggttctggggattaggacatgaaTATATTTGTggagcttttttaaaatttttttggcctACCACACAGGCTGGCATTTCTTCACAGGATTCTTGACATGCTTTTCCTATTTGAGGAAcgttatgaactgaatgttttcATCCcataaaattcacatgttgaaatcctacccttcactgtgatggtattaggaggtagggtctttgggaggtaattaggttgtaagggtggagccttcatgaatggaattagtgccccaATAAGAGATATTCCAAAGACTCCTCTTGTCCTCTTTCCTCTATGTGATGATACaatgagaagatggccatctgcaacTTGGAAGAGGACACTACGCAGAAGCTGATCGTgccggcaccttgatctcagactttcaggctccagaactgtgagaaataaatttctgttgcttatgagACACCCAGGCTATAGTGTTCTGTGATAGCATCCTGCActcactaagaaatgaaattGGCATTTGAAGGATGCCTTTCTTTGGATGATCAAAAGTCATCcgttggctcaggcctgtaatcccagcactttgggatgctgaggtgggaggatcaccagaagtcaggagttcgagaccagcctgaccaacataacaaaactctgtctctactaaaaatacaaaaattagtcgggcatggtggcaggcatgtgcaatcccagctactcagcaagcCAAGGCAGGGAGGTGcccatttgaacctgggaggtggaggttgcagtgagcccagatcacgccactgcactctccagcctgggtgacagagctagactctgtcgaaaaaaaagaaattgtctgtGGTCCTTAAATGGCACTACAAGAGATGTCACCCTGGGGCTTCACTTTTCTTAGATAAGATGTTGTTAGTCTTTACAAGCTGATATCCTAGGCAGCCTGGAGAATACCTCTTGGCTGCTAAAACAATCCACACCATGGGTCGTGCTTTTGTATGTATCCCAACATAAACTATGAGACTGTGGGCGCATAATGTATAATGACAACACTCACAACAATACAACTGTCTCCTCGAATACCTAGGGAGGAATTTATCACTCCCTTTCTTGATGCTTACCAATTACACAAAGAGCTTGTGGTTAAAGGGTGAAAAATCTtatattttcctatgtttttGGCCTAGATCATGGGGTGTGTTAGGCGTCTggttttaatgattattttaatggcATTTTAAGCCACAGGCTTAGATGGCTCCTCTCTCTTGCCAGTTCTTACTTGTCTTTTATGTCCTACAAGCCCTGTTCTTCAAACCCCACTGGGCAGAGATACAGCATTCTCCTGTGAGGCGTGTGCAGTGCCAAGCAAATCACTGGCCCTCTGCAAATAATAATAGTGTTTGGGGCTGTGACAGGAGATGGAAACTGGACATTTTCTGACCCTCAGTTCCAGTGTATTCTCAGAGCACATTCATTTTGGCATATACTTTGGAAACTGAAAGCTCTCTGAGGGAGTATCAATCACTTTTATGGTGATGTCAGTAACTATATGTATGTGGTCACATGTATGCACTTTGATTACAACATCcataacttcatttaaaaaatggctgaAGGCCTACTATGTGTAAATCATGTTGTTGAGCACAGTGGGGTGAAAGATGATGAAAGTTGCTGTAGgtctgttgtgtgtgtatgtagcatGCAAGTgaacatacataaacacataagTGGAATGtatgtacacatgtgtatatagtagctttttaaattaggttgataatttgattcttttatttgaaagaatactTTGGAAACCAAACCTAATTTCAACTGAAGAAGTTTCTTTTTACCATTGGCAACCCTTTTTGAAATAAACAGATGATTTAGGGGCCGTCAAAGGATCCTTAAAGCCACTTGtctctcaatatttttttcacttttgactCTGATGATATCAAAATGACTTAATAGTATTTAAGTTCTAGAATCTTTGGCACTGCCAGTGTGTGTTCATCACAGGTTTGAGGAAGTAGAGAGGATATGGGATACATATCTATTCTCtcgtgtatgtgtgcatgcgtgtgtataGAGAGTGTCCTATTTAGATGCTTCTGAGCAACAAGGATGTTCTACGTGATGATGGCAGGTATGAGCATAGGAGTGGCTTCTTTTGGGGGGAGGCACAGACAACAAGTTTATTTGGTGAATGCTGATGGCAAATGTCATCCAAGAGAGACAGTATGGGAAAGGCGCTGTGATAAGAGAGCCTAGGGAGCCTTCAGGATAGATAGAAAATCTCACCAGGGGAAGACAACATGGGCTCTGGGAGACTGGGAAGGTCCTCAGCCATTCAGCACTGTAAGGACGAGCTCTGCCCCATGGGCCCGTCACCCTGACAGGATATGCCTCACAAATGCTTCATAGTCGATACAACCATTGCTGCCCTCGTTCCCTGCCACCAGCACCTCTACTTCTTCCTCTGTTATCTTCTCACCCAGTGTGACAAGAACATGCCAGAATTCAACACCCATGATGGTGCCATTTCCTTCCTTGTCAAACACCTGAAGTCCTTCTACGTAATCTTCATAGGTGCCCTGGTCTTTGTTCTTGGCCACCGTCTGCAGCATGGGCAGAAAGTGCTCAAAGTCCAGCACCTTCACATTCATCTAATTACTCTTGGGGTTCCCCAGAACCTTGACCACCTCAGTGTTAGTGGGGTTCTGACCCAGGGCCCTCATCACATCCCCACATTTGTTGTACAGGATCTTGCCATCACCTGTTCGGTCAAACAGCTGGAAGGCCTCCTTGAACTCTGCGATCTGGTCCTCAGTGAAGTCACACATCATGAGTGCTCAGCTCTGCGGGACTTTTCGCTGCAGTAATGGCCAGGAGTGGCTTTTTATAAAGGATTTAAACTGATATCAGCCTCTCTATCCTGCCCCAGGCTTTCTTGGTTAGTAGCAAAGGGTGACTTGAGATGTAAGAAGTTAGCTCCGGCTGCCTCTGGAGACTCCTAGCCCACAGTTGACTAAATGTCACTTATTTGGGGATAAAGGCTATTCGAAAGTTTgaagaattcttctctctttcctttccatcccTCCCTGGGGAATGAGCCCTGAACCACACTCCTACTCTTACACTAAAATCCCCTTATTaatccatttaaaaatttctttgtgagACCTTATTCATTTTCAATGGCTTTGATGTTGCTATAACAATGGATTCAGAAATTGTTTTGGTTAATGAAATTTGACTCTCTGGAAAGCCCCATTCCTTCGCTCCCCTTTGAAACATGCCTGTAATGATAATGACAATGTActatggcaatttaaaaaaatctaattcccTGTCAAATTTTTTAAGCTCTTCATATTCTTAACAATGTCTTGGGAATATTGCTTTGATATTTTGTCCCCACAGTAGGCATCTGCAGTGAAAAACACCAtaagagtaatatttttaaatgatgtttttatttttattaaaacatttttaaggagACAAACTGTTAAACATTTATCACTTCATATTAtaactacttttctttttaaattcctgCCCATTCTTTTGAATATCTGCAATAGCTGAAAAGATTTAGAATGGATAACTGAACTTAGCAGATACATGACAACTTCTTTTGTCAtctgtattagcctgttttcatgctgctgataaagacatacctgagactgggaaatatacaaaagaaagaggtttaattgaactcacagttccacgtggccagggaagcctcacaatcatggtggaaggtaaggaggagccaatcctgtcttacatggatgacagcaggcaaagaaTGAGAGAGATGCAAAAGTGGGAACCCctgataaagccatcagatctcatgagacttattcactatcacgagaacggTATGGGGGAagcagcccccatgattcaaattatctcccaacaggtccctcccacaacatgtgggaattatgagagtacaattcaagatgagatttgggtggggacacagccaaatcgcATTGTTTCACCCCTGGCCCCCCCAAATcttatgtcttcacatttcaaaaccaatcatgactTCCCAAcattcccccaaagtcttaactcatttcagcactaacccaaaagtccacagtccaaagtctcatctgagtcaaggcaagttccttctgcctatgagcctgtaaaatcaaaagaaagctaattacttcctagatacaatgggggtacaggcattgagtaaatacagccattccaaatgggagaaattgtccaaaacgaaggggttacagggcccatgcaagtccaaaatccagcagggaagtcaaattttaaagctccaaaatgatctcctttgactccaggtctcacatccaggtcatgctgatggaaaaggtgggtttccatggtcttgggcagctccgttcttgtggttttgcagggtacagcctccctttCAGCTGCTTTcgtgggctggcattgagtgtctgtggcttttccaggcaaacAATGCAAGCTgccagtagatctaccattttggg
The window above is part of the Symphalangus syndactylus isolate Jambi chromosome 14, NHGRI_mSymSyn1-v2.1_pri, whole genome shotgun sequence genome. Proteins encoded here:
- the LOC129462498 gene encoding myosin light polypeptide 6-like: MNVKVLDFEHFLPMLQTVAKNKDQGTYEDYVEGLQVFDKEGNGTIMGVEFWHVLVTLGEKITEEEVEVLVAGNEGSNGCIDYEAFVRHILSG